The genomic stretch CTTCTTTTGGATCAGAAACCTTCATAATGACCGCTGCTTTACTTTCTAATGCATAGGCATACATGTACTCAATCCCAATATTCGCCTTGGATAAAATTTCTATTGCATCGTGGAGAGCCCCAGGCTTATGTGCAACAGATAAACAAATGACATCTGTTAAGTTAACTGAAAACTCCGCTTCTTTTAGCAGTTTCACGGCTTTCTCACCGTCATTTACGATTAATCTGAGCAA from Firmicutes bacterium HGW-Firmicutes-1 encodes the following:
- a CDS encoding acetolactate synthase — encoded protein: MIIKQLTIFIENKSGRLEEVTKVLGENNINISALSVADTSEYGLLRLIVNDGEKAVKLLKEAEFSVNLTDVICLSVAHKPGALHDAIEILSKANIGIEYMYAYALESKAAVIMKVSDPKEAIYVLTQKDIELLKADDVYK